In Papaver somniferum cultivar HN1 chromosome 1, ASM357369v1, whole genome shotgun sequence, a genomic segment contains:
- the LOC113347072 gene encoding uncharacterized protein LOC113347072, giving the protein MKELCFLRNRAVFDDIQPNAEDLKKRIMQCTKEYEVRMNGCMWNTVEDLQILKAFEMKCKRVKHIKIQERFFSFPTGDQILLCCDGAARNNPGEAGYGFVGRDSTGIFLIVVAGGMGIATNFMAEVFAVINACEWAISKGFLKICIRTDSKSVINSFSARKVSWYVQTRWNKIVEVLIICQFIHSYRDINLSVDGLA; this is encoded by the coding sequence ATGAAAGAATTATGTTTCCTTAGAAACAGAGCAGTTTTTGATGATATACAACCAAAtgctgaagacttgaagaagaggATAATGCAGTGTACTAAGGAATATGAAGTTAGAATGAATGGTTGTATGTGGAATACAGTGGAGGATTTACAAATTCTGAAAGCCTTTGAAATGAAATGCAAGAGAGTGAAGCATATCAAGATACAAGAacgtttcttttcttttcccaCTGGAGATcaaattttattatgttgtgatggagctGCAAGAAACAATCCTGGAGAGGCAGGATATGGGTTTGTAGGAAGAGATTCAACTGGCATTTTTCTAATTGTTGTTGCAGGTGGAATGGGTATTGCAACAAACTTCATGGCAGAGGTTTTTGCAGTCATAAATGCATGTGAATGGGCTATTAGCAAAGGTTTCTTAAAGATATGCATTAGAACTGATTCCAAGTCAGTTATAAACTCCTTTTCAGCCAGAAAAGTATCTTGGTATGTGCAGACAAGGTGGAATAAAATTGTTGAGGTACTTATTATCTGCCAATTCATTCATAGTTACAGAGATATTAATTTGTCTGTTGATGGTCTTGCATAG